One Candidatus Poribacteria bacterium genomic window, AGATGAGCTTTCATCAAGCGGGTAGGCCCCCAGATCCGCCACGAATATGTTCCCCGACCCGTCCACGCATATATCACCGGGCCTGTTCAAGGAATCGTCCAAGATGGTCAAAACCGGTTTTCCCTGTCCGTTCAGCTTCTGGATAATCCTGTTTTTCAGGTCGCTCACGTAGATGTTGCCCTCCAGATCGAAGGCGATCGATATCTCAGGACCAAACCCACCTTCACCGGCAGCCTTTCGGCCTATCTCGCCGGTGAACCTGATATAACCCACGCCGAAGCTCATCCCCGCCGAAATCAGGGATAGGAGAAGCGATACGGCTAAGATTTTCCTTTTCATCGGACTCCTCTGAAGTTCTGATCGGATTTACGATGGGAATTATACCACATTTCAGGATCGGATGCTATATCAATCATGAGCGTCGCACAGTTTGGTCGGCTCCGTGCCTTTGAGGAATACCTCTCGAAAGAGCGATTTCGGTGGGCATTTGCCGGGGTTATAAAGCAACCCTGTGTCTTTATCTATATCTCTGAAGACTATACCATCTATGGTGTTTGGATTTTTAAAGTCCTTCACGTATCCTCTGCTTGCCCTTTTCATGAAATCGGTCCATATAGGCAGAGCGGCTCGGGAACCGGGGAGCTGAATGCTGAGTGAGGGATCATCGAATCCGACCCACACGCCGGCGACCAGATCGGGTGTGAATCCTATGAACCAGGCGTCGGTGTAATCGGAAGTGGTACCCGTCTTGCCTCCCGCGGGCCTGGAAAATCCCATCTCCCTTGCTCTTCTCCCCGTTCCCTCCTCGATGACCCCTTCGAGTTGATAGACCATCTGATAGGCCACCGCCTCGCTGAGCACCTTCCTGGTCTTGGGCAGGTTCTCCTCGATGATATCGCCGTTTCGATCCACCATGTACTTAACGCAGATCGGCTCGGCCCTTATCCCCAAGGCGGCCCAGACCCCATAGGCGGATGTCAGCTCGAAGAGCGTCAGTTCGGAGGATCCCAGGGCAAGGGAGGGGACTCCTCTCAGCGGGCTTCTTATACCCATACGTCTGGCGAGATTTATCACCCTGCGCGCACCGACCTTGTAGTAGAAGAACTTGGCGGTGGCGACGTTTATGGAATTCTCGAGCGCTTTCCTCAGGGTGACCCTACCATAGAACCTGCCGGTGTAGTTTTTCGGCGCCCAGACGCCGGCCGGAGTTTTCAATGCCCAGGGGGAATCATCTATCGTATCGGCGGGCGTGGCGATCCTCGCCTCATAGGCGGCACAGTAAACAAAAGGCTTGAAAACCGAGCCCGGCTGTCTCTTGGCCTGTACCGCCCTGTTGAACTGCGATACGTCGTAATCCCTGCCTCCCACCATGGCGCGGATGTATCCGGTTTCAGGTTCTATGGCCACAAGGGCCGACTGAGGATATTTGAGCGGATCGACCTCTGGATTTTCGAGATTGAGTTTATCATATGGCGGCAGACCGAGTTTCTCATCGATTTTGACCAATCCGTCATGCACCGCCTTATTGGCCGCCTCCTGCATCGACATATCCAGCGTGGTGTAGATCTTTAACCCTCGCGTGTAAAGCATAGACTTGGAATACCGCCTTTCAAGCCGTTGTCGCAGGAAATCCACGAAATACGGCGCCTCGTTCGTCATAGAGGGGATCGGGTAGACGCCGAGAGGGGACCTCACAGCCTCTCTATACTGCGATTCGGTTATGAATCCGTTTTCAAGCATTCTCCTCAGGACCAGATTGCGCCGTCTGAGGGCGTTATCGGGATGTCTGATCGGAGAGTAGAGGGTCGGAGACCTTGGCAATGCTGCGATGAGAGCACATTCCGGCAGGGTCAGCTCCCAAACCGGTTTCCTGAAATAGTACTTGGCCGCCTGTTGTACCCCGTATATCTCCCTTGAGCCATACCTGCCGAGATCTATGAAGTTGAGATATCTCTCCAGGATCTCATCCTTGGAGAACTTCATCTCTATTTTGATGGCCATCAGGGCTTCCTTTATCTTGCGCTTCCAGCTTCTCTCGGGCGTCAGGAAGAGATTCCTGGCCAATTGCTGCGTGATGGTGCTTGCGCCCTGACGTAGGCTCCATGTCCTGAGATCGTAGTAAATCGCTCCCAGAATCCTCTTTATCGATATCCCCCAATGCTCGTAAAACTTGTTGTCCTCGATAGCAAGGAAGGCCTTGACCAGATCGTCCGGCACCTCGGTGAGATGAACCAGCTCCCTATCGGTTCCCTCGGGGCTGTAGAGCTCGGCTATGAGCTCAGGCTCGATGAAAAAGGACTCTATCCGCCTGCCCTTTTCGTCCTTGATGTCGGTTATCACACCGTCCTCGATCTTAAGTCGGACGAGTTGGGGTTTGTGGACCCAGTGTGGATACTCGAACTCCCTCAGGTAGATCATCATATCGCCTGAGCCCTTCTCATCAGCGTTCAGGGTGAACTCGCCTATCCTCGGCACACTTCCCTTCGTCCTGGTGTATTCAAGCCTCTTCAGCTTATCAAGCAGGAACTCTATCGTATCCCCGCGCTTGACCTCACATATGTCCGAATAGACCTTGCTGGGGAGTTTCCAGGAGGAGGTTTCCTTATACTCGAGCAGATCTAGCGATGGGAGCCCCCTCCAATATCCGATTATGAACCCCACCCCGACGCCTATTCCGATATGAGCGATGATGAGGATCATAAGAATGAAAACCAGAAGAAGTTTCTTCATTTTATCAACAGCTTTCAACTATCAGCTTAAAGGGTCATTTGTCGTCATTAATGGTGGCATCCGTCCAAAGTCCAATGTTCAATGTCCAAAGTCCAGGGATTGAAGAACGCTGAACGGCGGACAGCGGACGATCGACAGCGGACGTTTCAATGACGGCGAAGCCGAATGACTCAATTATAAATGACCGTCCTGTCAGGCTCCACGTCCCGTCACGTAGATCATCTTGTTTATGGCGTCCACGTACGCCTTGACGCTGGCCTCTATCACATCGGTGCTGGCGCCGTGGCCGACAAAGGTTCTACCGCCGTCCTTAACCTTAACTGTCACCTCACCGATGGCATCCTTGCCGCTTGTCACCGCCCGGATGACGTAATCCTCCAGTTCGACCTTCAGGTTTACGATGCGATCTATCGCCTTATAGGCGGCGTCAACCGGCCCGTCGCCGCTGGCGCTATCCCTGAGAAGCTCATCCCCCTTTCTGATCGTCACGGTGGCTGTGGGGATCAGATTCGTTCCGCTCATCACCTGTATGGACTCGATCCTGTAGGTTTCCGGTATGGACTTGAACTCATCCCGGACGATCGCCTCCAGATCGGCGTCCGTGATCTGTTTTTTCTTGTCGGCGAGGGCCAGAAACCGCTCATAGATCTTATCGAGCTGGCTGCCCGATATCTCATAGCCCATCTCCTGGAGTTTATGTCTAAGGGCGTTACGGCCGGATCGGGGTGTGAGGACGAATCTGCTTTCAGGCACACCCACATCCTGGGGGTTCATTATCTCGAAGGTTCGTTTGTCCTTGATGACGCCGTCCTGATGTATCCCGGAGCTATGGGCGAAGGCGTTTGCGCCGACGATCGCCTTGTTAGGAGGCACCTCTATCCCCGTGCATCGGCTGACCAATCGGCTGGTGGCATATATCTCCTTCGTGTTCACGTCCGTGTAGAACTCATCGAAGAAGTCCTTCCTTGTACGGATAGCCATCACCACCTCTTCCAGGGAGGTGTTTCCGGCCCTCTCACCAAGGGCGTTGATCGTGCATTCGATCTGTCTAGCACCCGCTTTAACGGCAGCCAGGGCGTTGGCGGTTGACATCCCCAGGTCATCGTGACAATGGACGCTTATGATCACGTTATCGGGGACCTTCTCCCGGATATACGCTATCAGATCGGCGAACTCCTCCGGCATGGCGTATCCGACGGTATCGGGGATGTTTATGACGCTCGCCCCCGCCTCTATGGTCCCGTGCACGACGTCCATCAGGTATTCCCTATCGGTCCTGGTAGCGTCCATCGGCGAGAACTCCACCCTTTCACACAGCGATCGGGCAAGTTTGACCGAATCGACGGCTATCCTGAGCACCTCATCCCTGTTTTTTCGGAGCTGCCCCCGGATATGTATATCGGATGTGCCGATGAAGGTGTGGATTCGGGGCTTACGGGCGAATTTGACCGCCTCCCAACAGCGGATTATATCCTCCTCCATAGCCCTTGCCAGTCCGCATATCTCCGGCCCCTCCACCTCCTGAGCGATGCGGCTCACCGCTTCAAAGTCGCCTGGTGAGGAGATGGGAAAACCGGCCTCGATCACGTCCACGTTCAATCTGGCCAACTGATGGGCAATCTGAATCTTCTCCTCGACGTTCATCGCTGCTCCAGGCGACTGTTCCCCATCTCTCAGGGTGGTATCGAATATAAAGATCTTCTCAGCCATAATCTTACCTCCTTTCCCTCTTGAAGTCCAGAAGGTTGAAAGAAGTGATTAGCCGGATAATCTCAACCCACCGTCACGTGAAGCCGGATTTAGGTTCAAAAGCCCCATCTCCATTACCTCCTGCCCTTTCAGCTTCCGATCGTCCTTCCCAGGACGCTGGCCAGCGGTCTGAGTTCCTTCATCAGCAGATCGAACTGATCGGGAAGCAGCGACTGTCTTCCATCTCCCGTCCAGGAATTTTCGGGATCGTGATGCACCTCGACCATCAGGCCGTCGGCTCCCGCCGCCAGCGCCGCTTTGGCCATCGGGATCACCAGCTCCCTTCTCCCTGTGCCGTGGCTGGGGTCGACGATGACGGGCAGATGGGAGAGCTCCTTTACGGCTGGAACGGCGCTGAGATCGAGCGTATTGCGCGTGTATGTCTCGAACGTCCTTATCCCCCTCTCGCACAGGATCACCCTGTGGTTCCCGCCTGAGACGATGTATTCGGCAGCCAGGAGCCAATCCTCTATCTTCGCCGCCATCCCGCGTTTGAGCAATACCGGTTTATCTATCTTTCCGACCTCCTTGAGGAGACTAAAATTCTGCATGTTTCTCGTCCCTATCTGCAGGATATCGGCATATTCATACACGAGCTCCACATCTCGATCGCTCATCACCTCGGTGACGACCTTCAATCCTGTCTCCCGGCGGGCCATATCCAGAAGTTTCAATCCCTCTTCGCCGAGGCCCTGGAAGGAGTAAGGAGCGGTGCGGGGTTTGAAGGCCCCTCCGCGCAGAACCTTTGCCCCGCTTGAGGCTACCGCCCTTGCGATCTTCAGTATCTGCTCCTCCGTCTCCACCGCGCACGGCCCCGCCATCACTACGACCTCTTCGCCCCCTATCTCGAGATCGCCGACCTTGATCACCGTGTTCTCGCTCTTGAACTGTCGGGAGACGAGCTTATAGGGGACCATTATCGGGACGGCCCTATCCACCCCCGGCATCGCCTCCCACGGCAGGTTGCGTATCGGAGACTCGTCCCCTATGGCTCCGATCAGCACCCTCTCCTCGCCGACCGATATGTGAGGGCGTAACCCATAGGAGCGAATCCTTTCGGCCACATGCTCTATCTGCTCCTGGGTCGCCCCCGGCTTCATAACTATAACCATCCCATTTTGCCTCCTTTCACCACAAATCCCATCTTCCAAACCCTCCTCGATCAATTCGGCCGATATCCCTCGACCCTTTTCACCCCGATTTTAGCGGGATGACCGTTTATGTTCCAGCTTTTGAGGAACATATCATCCGACGGTTCCTCGACCAGTTTGACAGCCAGAGTTTCACCCATCACATAGGATCTGTGTCGGTCGAACCCCCTGTGCACCTGTTCGGTGGAACTCAGATATAGCTCTATCCTGTCGGCGACGTTGAAATCCGCCTCCTTACGCATCTGCTGGATCTTGTTGACCAGCTCCCTTGCGATCCCCTCCAGCGCCAGCTCCTCGTCTATCTCCGTCCACAACGCGACGAAATGTTCGCCCTCGACCTCGACGGCGTATCCCTCATTACCTTCGAACCTTAAGTCCAGCTCTCCTCTCTCCAGGGTGATCTCCTCCCCATCTATTCGGAGCTTAACCTCACCCTGTGAATCGATCTCCCTTTTAATCAGCACCGGATCGGACTGTGCCAGCGCTCGAGCTATCTTCTGCACCGTTGCCCCGTATTTGGGCCCCAAGAGTCTGAAGTTAGGCCTGACGGTGATCCGAGCATAATCGGCGAGATCGGTCGCAAACTCGATCTCCTTGATGTTCAGCTCCTCCCGAATGAGATCGGGAAACCTCTCGACCGATCCCCTCTCCCTATCGGAGGCGAGACCGAGGACGATCCTCCGTAGCGGCTGACGCACCTTTATCCCCGCTCGATTCCTGGCCGCCCGGCCTAGAACGACGAACTCCCTCACCAGTTCCATATCCTCCTCCAGCTCTCGATCGATCAGCTCAGACCTGCTCTCGGGATAATCGCACAGATGCACGCTCTCAGGGGCATCGGCGTCGATCGAACGCACAAGGTTCTGATAGATCTCCTCGGAGATGAAAGGGGTGAACGGGGCCAGCAGCTTGGACAGATCGACGAGGATCTCATAAAGCGTCCTATAGGCGCAGAACTTGTCATGTCCCATCTCCGAGCCCCAGAACCTGTCACGTGATCTTCGGACATACCAGTTGCTCAGATCGTCCACGAACCGATCGATGGATCTGGCGGCGCTGGTGATCTGGAAATCATCCATGTCCTCTCTGACCTTGGCAACGAGGGAGTTGAATTTAGAGATGATCCATCTGTCGATAAGCGGTCGATCGGAAACGGGGATATCATGTGAGAGCGGGTTGATCTTATCCACGTTGGC contains:
- a CDS encoding PBP1A family penicillin-binding protein, which codes for MKKLLLVFILMILIIAHIGIGVGVGFIIGYWRGLPSLDLLEYKETSSWKLPSKVYSDICEVKRGDTIEFLLDKLKRLEYTRTKGSVPRIGEFTLNADEKGSGDMMIYLREFEYPHWVHKPQLVRLKIEDGVITDIKDEKGRRIESFFIEPELIAELYSPEGTDRELVHLTEVPDDLVKAFLAIEDNKFYEHWGISIKRILGAIYYDLRTWSLRQGASTITQQLARNLFLTPERSWKRKIKEALMAIKIEMKFSKDEILERYLNFIDLGRYGSREIYGVQQAAKYYFRKPVWELTLPECALIAALPRSPTLYSPIRHPDNALRRRNLVLRRMLENGFITESQYREAVRSPLGVYPIPSMTNEAPYFVDFLRQRLERRYSKSMLYTRGLKIYTTLDMSMQEAANKAVHDGLVKIDEKLGLPPYDKLNLENPEVDPLKYPQSALVAIEPETGYIRAMVGGRDYDVSQFNRAVQAKRQPGSVFKPFVYCAAYEARIATPADTIDDSPWALKTPAGVWAPKNYTGRFYGRVTLRKALENSINVATAKFFYYKVGARRVINLARRMGIRSPLRGVPSLALGSSELTLFELTSAYGVWAALGIRAEPICVKYMVDRNGDIIEENLPKTRKVLSEAVAYQMVYQLEGVIEEGTGRRAREMGFSRPAGGKTGTTSDYTDAWFIGFTPDLVAGVWVGFDDPSLSIQLPGSRAALPIWTDFMKRASRGYVKDFKNPNTIDGIVFRDIDKDTGLLYNPGKCPPKSLFREVFLKGTEPTKLCDAHD
- the aroF gene encoding 3-deoxy-7-phosphoheptulonate synthase, whose protein sequence is MVIVMKPGATQEQIEHVAERIRSYGLRPHISVGEERVLIGAIGDESPIRNLPWEAMPGVDRAVPIMVPYKLVSRQFKSENTVIKVGDLEIGGEEVVVMAGPCAVETEEQILKIARAVASSGAKVLRGGAFKPRTAPYSFQGLGEEGLKLLDMARRETGLKVVTEVMSDRDVELVYEYADILQIGTRNMQNFSLLKEVGKIDKPVLLKRGMAAKIEDWLLAAEYIVSGGNHRVILCERGIRTFETYTRNTLDLSAVPAVKELSHLPVIVDPSHGTGRRELVIPMAKAALAAGADGLMVEVHHDPENSWTGDGRQSLLPDQFDLLMKELRPLASVLGRTIGS
- a CDS encoding 2-isopropylmalate synthase; amino-acid sequence: MAEKIFIFDTTLRDGEQSPGAAMNVEEKIQIAHQLARLNVDVIEAGFPISSPGDFEAVSRIAQEVEGPEICGLARAMEEDIIRCWEAVKFARKPRIHTFIGTSDIHIRGQLRKNRDEVLRIAVDSVKLARSLCERVEFSPMDATRTDREYLMDVVHGTIEAGASVINIPDTVGYAMPEEFADLIAYIREKVPDNVIISVHCHDDLGMSTANALAAVKAGARQIECTINALGERAGNTSLEEVVMAIRTRKDFFDEFYTDVNTKEIYATSRLVSRCTGIEVPPNKAIVGANAFAHSSGIHQDGVIKDKRTFEIMNPQDVGVPESRFVLTPRSGRNALRHKLQEMGYEISGSQLDKIYERFLALADKKKQITDADLEAIVRDEFKSIPETYRIESIQVMSGTNLIPTATVTIRKGDELLRDSASGDGPVDAAYKAIDRIVNLKVELEDYVIRAVTSGKDAIGEVTVKVKDGGRTFVGHGASTDVIEASVKAYVDAINKMIYVTGRGA